One window of the Microtus ochrogaster isolate Prairie Vole_2 unplaced genomic scaffold, MicOch1.0 UNK132, whole genome shotgun sequence genome contains the following:
- the Ddx54 gene encoding ATP-dependent RNA helicase DDX54 — translation MAAGRRVGPGPRSRAAMAPWKKKGLRKRRTAASQARDSDSEDGEFEIQAEDDARARKLGPGRALPSFPTSECLSDVEPDTRELVRAQNKKKKKSGGFQSMGLSYPVFKGIMKKGYKVPTPIQRKTIPVILDGKDVVAMARTGSGKTACFLLPMFERLKAHSAQTGARALILSPTRELALQTMKFTKELGKFTGLRTALILGGDKMEDQFAALHENPDIIIATPGRLMHVAVEMNLKLQSVEYVVFDEADRLFEMGFAEQLQEIISRLPGGHQTVLFSATLPKLLVEFARAGLTEPVLIRLDVDTKLNEQLKTSFLLVREDTKAAVLLYLLRNVVRPQDQTVVFVATKHHAEYLMELLTGQGVSCTHIYSALDQTARKINLAKFIHNKCSTLIVTDLAARGLDIPLLDNVINYSFPAKGKLFLHRVGRVARAGRSGTAYSLVAPDEVPYLLDLYLFLGRSVTLAQPYQESSGAVGGDGVLGRVPQSVVDDEDSGLQTALEASLELRSLHRVADNAQQQYVRSRPAPSPESIKRAKELDLAGLGLHPLFSSRFEEGERQRLQLVDSIRNYRTRTTIFEINASSRDPSSQMMRAKRQRDRKAIASFQQGRQERQEGPADPVPQKELLQKEEEEEDMAENVEDVFTEVVGQKRPKPGPNQGAKRRREEARQRDQEFYVPYRPKDFDSERGLSVGGAGGAFEQQVAGAVLDLMGDEAQNMTRGHQQLRWDRKKKRFVGQSGQEDKKKIKTESGRYISSSYKRDLYQKWKQKQKIDDRDSEEEGPSSQRGPGPRRGGKRGHSQGGSLPRGAPKGRMRSELKTKEQILKQRRQTQKQRFLQRGGLKQLSARNRRRAQELRQGAFGRGAPSRKGKMRKRM, via the exons ATGGCTGCCGGTAGACGCGTGGGTCCCGGCCCGCGGTCACGTGCCGCCATGGCTCCGTGGAAGAAGAAGGGACTGAGGAAGCGCCGGACTGCGGCTTCCCAGGCACGCGACAGCGACTCGGAGGACGGCGAGTTTGAGATCCAGGCGGAGGATGACGCTCGGGCGCGGAAG CTGGGCCCTGGCAGAGCCTTGCCCTCCTTTCCTACCTCAGAGTGCTTATCAGATGTGGAGCCTGACACCCGCGAGTTGGTACGAGCccagaacaagaaaaagaagaagtctgGCGGCTTCCAGTCCATGG GCTTGAGCTACCCTGTGTTCAAGGGGATCATGAAAAAGGGCTACAAGGTGCCAACGCCCATCCAGAGAAAG ACCATTCCTGTGATCTTGGACGGCAAGGATGTGGTGGCCATGGCCCGGACAGGCAGTGGGAAAACagcctgtttcctcctccccatGTTTGAGCGGCTGAaggcacacagtgcacagacaggaGCCCGGGCCCTCATTCTCTCCCCCACCCGAGAGCTGGCCCTGCAGACTATGAAGTTCACCAAAGAG ctgGGCAAGTTCACCGGCCTCAGGACAGCCTTGATCCTGGGCGGGGACAA AATGGAAGACCAGTTTGCGGCTCTGCATGAGAACCCTGACAT AATCATTGCCACCCCTGGGCGGTTGATGCATGTGGCTGTGGAGATGAACTTGAAGCTACAGAGCGTGGAGTATGTGGTTTTTGATGAAGCAGACAG GCTCTTTGAAATGGGGTTTGCTGAGCAGCTACAGGAGATCATAAGCCGTCTTCCTGGGGGCCACCAGACAGTGCTGTTCTCGGCCACATTGCCCAAACTGCTGGTGGAATTTGCTCGGGCAG GTCTCACAGAGCCCGTGCTCATCCGTCTGGATGTGGACACCAAGCTTAATGAGCAGCTCAAG ACCTCCTTCCTCCTTGTGCGTGAGGACACCAAGGCTGCCGTGCTTCTCTACCTGCTGCGCAATGTCGTTAGACCCCAGGACCAGACGGTGGTGTTTGTAGCCACCAAGCACCACGCAGAGTACCTCATGGAG TTGCTGACAGGCCAGGGTGTGAGCTGTACCCACATCTACAGTGCTCTGGACCAGACGGCCCGCAAGATCAACTTGGCGAAATTCATACACAACAAATGTTCGACCCTAATCGTGACCGACCTGGCCGCCCGGGGCCTGGACATCCCCCTGCTGGACAACGTCATCAACTACAGCTTCCCTGCCAAGGGCAAGCTCTTCCTGCATCGTGTGG GCCGTGTGGCCCGAGCAGGTCGAAGTGGCACAGCCTATTCCTTGGTGGCTCCAGATGAGGTCCCCTACCTGCTTGACCTATACCTGTTCCTGGGCCGCTCCGTCACCCTCGCCCAGCCTTACCAGGAGTCCTCAG GTGCAGTTGGTGGAGATGGTGTGCTGGGCCGGGTGCCACAGAGTGTGGTGGATGATGAGGACAGTGGCCTACAGACTGCCCTGGAGGCGTCCCTGGAACTTCGGAGCCTGCACCGTGTGGCCGACAACGCCCAGCAGCAGTACGTGCGCTCACGTCCGGCGCCCTCACCCGAGTCCATCAAGAGAGCCAAGGAGCTGGACCTGGCAGGGCTGGGCTTGCACCCACTCTTCA GTTCCCGGTTTGAGGAGGGAGAACGGCAGCGCCTGCAGCTGGTGGACAGCATCAGGAACTATCGCACCCGCACG ACCATCTTTGAGATCAACGCCTCCAGCCGAGATCCAAGCAGCCAGATGATGCGTGCTAAGCGGCAGAGGGACAGAAAAGCTATCGCCAGCTTCCAGCAGGGGCGGcaagagaggcaggagggcccAGCTGACCCAGTCCCCCAGAAGGAGCTGcttcagaaggaagaggaagaggaggacatggCTGAGAATGTGGAG GATGTCTTCACAGAGGTTGTGGGCCAGAAGCGGCCAAAGCCAGGACCCAACCAAGGAGCCAAGAGGCGGAGGGAGGAGGCTCGTCAGCGAGACCAGGAGTTTTATGTCCCCTACCGGCCCAAGGATTTCGACAGTGAGCGGGG GCTGAGTGTTGGTGGGGCTGGAGGGGCCTTTGAGCAGCAGGTGGCTGGTGCGGTCCTTGACCTGATGGGGGACGAGGCACAGAACATGACCCGAGGTCATCAGCAGCTCAGGTG gGACCGGAAGAAGAAGCGGTTTGTGGGGCAGTCAGGCCAGGAGGACAAGAAGAAGATCAAGACTGAGAGTGGCCGGTATATCAGCAGCTCCTACAAGCGTGACCT CTACCAgaagtggaagcagaagcagaaaatcGATGACCGGGACTCTGAGGAAGAAGGGCCATCCAGCCAGCGAGGCCCTGGGCCCCGCAGAGGTGGAAAGCGAGGGCACAGTCAAG GTGGGTCCCTGCCCCGAGGTGCCCCCAAAGGCCGCATGCGCTCAGAACTCAAGACCAAGGAACAGATCCTGAAACAGCGACGTCAAACCCAGAAGCAGCGCTTCCTGCAGCGCGGGGGCCTGAAGCAGCTTTCAGCGCGCAACCGCCGCCGAGCCCAAGAGCTACGCCAGGGCGCCTTTGGCCGGGGCGCCCCCTCCAGGAAGGGCAAAATGAGGAAGAGGATGTGA
- the Rita1 gene encoding RBPJ-interacting and tubulin-associated protein 1, producing MQALHLKHCSPSSYRVKARASYVDETLFGSPTGTRPTPPAFDPPWVQNCDRSAGVGPGPPKVSLVKRDCESTPSRGSTPNLTPRKKNKYRLIGHTPSYCDESLFGSWPQGTNKEGSRTAIGDTAKLQTLFWTPPATPRGGHSPRPRETPLRAIHPDGPSRTEPSVATGSQKTSQEGLDARSSLGRRRSHSLSHLSVPSMGHPASSVPQTNGPWSPRPSMSGMTVRSPLVTPRSWSGKVSGPAAPQQGASPPKPKPPWK from the exons ATGCAGGCACTCCACCTTAAGCACTGCAGCCCCAGCAGCTACAGGGTCAAGGCCAGGGCATCCTATGTGGATGAGACCCTGTTTGGCAGCCCTACAGGAACCCGGCCCACTCCACCAGCCTTTGACCCACCCTGGGTGCAGAACTGTGACAGATCGGCAGGAGTGGGCCCAGGACCACCGAAGGTCTCTCTGGTTAAGAGAGACTGTGAGTCTACCCCCTCCAGGGGCAGCACCCCAAACCTCAcaccaaggaagaaaaacaaatacag GTTGATTGGCCACACCCCCTCCTACTGTGATGAGTCCCTTTTCGGCTCCTGGCCACAGGGCACCAACAAGGAGGGGTCTCGGACAGCCATAGGGGATACTGCCAAGCTCCAGACCCTTTTCTGGACACCACCAGCCACCCCTAGGGGTGGCCACTCACCTCGCCCCAGAGAGACCCCACTTCGAGCCATTCACCCAGATGGACCCTCCAGGACAGAGCCCAGTGTGGCAACAGGCTCCCAGAAGACGTCCCAGGAGGGGTTAGATGCTCGTTCCTCTCTGGGGCGGAGGCGTTCCCATTCACTCAGCCACCTAAGTGTCCCCAGCATGGGTCATCCAGCTTCCAGTGTCCCCCAGACCAATGGACCTTGGAGTCCCCGGCCTTCCATGTCAGGGATGACTGTTCGGAGTCCCTTGGTCACTCCCAGGTCATGGTCAGGCAAAGTTTCAGGGCCAGCTGCCCCTCAACAAGGGGCCAGCCCCCCCAAGCCAAAGCCTCCTTGGAAATGA
- the Iqcd gene encoding dynein regulatory complex protein 10, translating into MAFELFSMAPSYDSLAIQRIPLRTDIIQAEPMKTLAPSKSKLSTIEAKRIMSVLDEAIQKVELVTLMSYVESHPEVLEGMFPEDLVRAIREHLDIGQVLLEGASILQEKQKQLEEEEEAEEAWCQDRLLSIELCRASLGPLTHQFRDSTKAILRLLTNDSQVITLLQMQAPGRSPGAQRLLDSLVELRGFLFEKLLTSPMEVKEKNQFIQDINRRNERNQEVIDALQAELAEVLKNKESEVEKENFVIQELKNHLHQVFKFSENSLLRTKQEAEKQQKVDYRASQARLAKIQQEILALRTQFHNLVMENREVEQALRKKKYKVETEIENWIQKYDMEMSEKQDEFEDLESIHKEEKLQLEELKERHAVLVEEFAQIRAESEINSKKRVEAEREMVRMVRAATLIQAVWKGYLVRSMLRSRKKKRGKGKGKDKGKGKEEKKAKGKAKAKKK; encoded by the exons ATGGCCTTTGAACTCTTCAGCATGGCCCCTTCCTACGACAGCCTGGCCATACAGAGAATCCCACTGAGGACTGACATAATCCAAGCTGAGCCCATGAAGACCTTGGCCCCATCCAAATCGAAGCTCAGCACCATTGAGGCCAAGAGAATCATGTCAGTCCTGGATGAGGCCATACAAAAAGTGGAGCTGGTGACCCTGATGTCCTACGTGGAGTCCCACCCAGAAGTTCTGGAGGGGATGTTCCCTGAAGACTTGGTGAGGGCCATAAGAGAGCATTTGGACATTGGCCAGGTCTTGCTGGAGGGCGCCAGCATCCTgcaggagaaacagaagcagctggaggaagaggaggaagctgaggaagcCTGGTGCCAGGACCGCCTACTATCCATAGAGCTATGCAGGGCCAGTCTGGGGCCACTGACACACCAGTTCCGAGACTCCACCAAGGCTATCCTGAGGCTCCTGACCAATGACTCCCAGGTCATCACGCTGCTGCAGATGCAGGCACCAGGCAGAAGCCCGGGGGCCCAGCGCCTCCTGGACAGCCTGGTGGAGCTTCGTGGCTTCCTCTTTGAAAAACTACTCACCAGCCCTATGGAGGTGAAGGAGAAGAACCAGTTCATACAGGACATCAACCGGAGGAATGAAAGGAACCAAGAAGTGATTGACGCCCTCCAGGCTGAGCTGGCAGAGGTGCTGAAGAATAAGGAGTCTGAG GTGGAGAAGGAGAATTTTGTGATCCAAGAACTGAAGAACCACCTGCACCAGGTGTTCAAGTTCTCGGAGAACAGCCTCCTCCGCacgaagcaggaggcagagaaacagcaGAAGGTGGATTACCGGGCCTCCCAGGCTAGGCTGGCCAAGATACAGCAAGAGATCCTGGCGCTTCGTACACAGTTCCACAATCTGGTCATGGAGAACCGGGAGGTGGAGCAGGCCCTAAGGAAG aaaaaatataaagtggagACTGAAATTGAGAACTGGATCCAGAAATATGACATGGAGATGAGCGAGAAGCAG GACGAATTCGAGGACCTTGAGAGCATCCACAAGGAGGAGAAGCTGcagctggaggagctgaaggagaggcATGCGGTGCTGGTGGAGGAGTTCGCCCAGATCCGCGCTGAGAGCGAGATCAACTCCAAGAAGAGGGTGGAGGCAGAGCGCGAGATGGTGCGCATGGTGCGGGCCGCCACGCTCATCCAGGCCGTGTGGAAGGGCTACCTGGTGCGCTCCATGCTCAGGTCCAGGAAGAAGAAGCGCGGAAAGGGGAAAGGCAAAGACAAGGGGAAGggcaaagaggagaagaaagccaAGGGCAAGGCCAAAGCCAAGAAGAAGTGA
- the Cfap73 gene encoding cilia- and flagella-associated protein 73 isoform X3 — MAVAWEEYFRLVFQEKAPAKPVEQNVVHFPPLLRLLEKKQELAAADQGLQVQKEEFHSRMATLSQRWAQLEQKEQALKESFIRFDKFLQEAEARRGRAQRRAAEEGHGVRHREAETLRLRAQLQELRRERARLQRRLRRLEPCARLLERVLEQLPEFQEIPELVARFDGLVDTQAALKLAERKRQVELDETHAQLYRLREMKQDELLRLGQQRAQLREQLEAAREHTLQWESKWTQIQNTAAAKTLLLGRTRMAVLNLYQLVCLRQSQPLALDMEDTEGQLEEVKLFIMDLSATLASLAQAEPTATVS, encoded by the exons ATGGCAGTGGCATGGGAGGAGTATTTCCGACTGGTCTTCCAAGAGAAAGCGCCTGC GAAGCCAGTAGAGCAGAATGTGGTTCACTTTCCACCTCTGCTGCGTCTCCTGGAGAAGAAGCAAGAGCTAGCAGCTGCGGACCAGGGTCTGCAGGTCCAGAAGGAG GAGTTCCACAGCAGGATGGCCACCCTGAGCCAGCGCTGGGCACAGCTGGAACAGAAAGAGCAGGCGCTGAAGGAGTCCTTTATCCGCTTTGACAAATTCCTGCAG GAAGCCGAGGCCCGGCGAGGCCGCGCACAGCGGAGAGCAGCTGAGGAGGGGCATGGAGTGCGACACCGGGAGGCAGAGACGCTGCGGCTGCGCGCACAGTTGCAGGAGCTGCGGCGGGAGCGCGCCCGGCTGCAGCGCAGGCTGCGGCGCCTGGAGCCCTGCGCGCGCCTGCTGGAGCGCGTGCTGGAGCAGCTGCCGGAG tttcaggagattccTGAATTGGTGGCACGCTTTGATGGCCTGGTAGACACGCAGGCAGCATTGAAGCTGGCAGAGCGCAAGCGACAGGTGGAGCTGGACGAGACCCATGCTCAGCTGTATCGTCTTCGGGAAATGAAGCAGGATGAGCTGCTGCGCCTGGGCCAGCAGCGTGCACAGCTGCGAGAGCAGTTGGAGGCAGCGCGTGAGCACACACTGCAGTGG GAATCCAAGTGGACTCAAATCCAGAACACTGCAGCGGCCAAGACGCTGCTCCTGGGACGCACTCGAATGGCTGTGCTCAACCTGTACCAGCTTGTGTGCCTGCGCCAGAGTCAGCCTCTAGCCCTGGACATGGAGGACACCGAGGGGCAGCTAGAGGAG GTGAAGCTGTTTATCATGGACCTctcagccacactggccagccttgccCAGGCTGAGCCCACAGCCACGGTATCCTAG
- the Cfap73 gene encoding cilia- and flagella-associated protein 73 isoform X4 yields MAVAWEEYFRLVFQEKAPAKPVEQNVVHFPPLLRLLEKKQELAAADQGLQVQKEEFHSRMATLSQRWAQLEQKEQALKESFIRFDKFLQEAEARRGRAQRRAAEEGHGVRHREAETLRLRAQLQELRRERARLQRRLRRLEPCARLLERVLEQLPEFQEIPELVARFDGLVDTQAALKLAERKRQVELDETHAQLYRLREMKQDELLRLGQQRAQLREQLEAAREHTLQWESKWTQIQNTAAAKTLLLGRTRMAVLNLYQLVCLRQSQPLALDMEDTEGQLEEAQRNGSLNTLPPGQDGAVPAHRTLN; encoded by the exons ATGGCAGTGGCATGGGAGGAGTATTTCCGACTGGTCTTCCAAGAGAAAGCGCCTGC GAAGCCAGTAGAGCAGAATGTGGTTCACTTTCCACCTCTGCTGCGTCTCCTGGAGAAGAAGCAAGAGCTAGCAGCTGCGGACCAGGGTCTGCAGGTCCAGAAGGAG GAGTTCCACAGCAGGATGGCCACCCTGAGCCAGCGCTGGGCACAGCTGGAACAGAAAGAGCAGGCGCTGAAGGAGTCCTTTATCCGCTTTGACAAATTCCTGCAG GAAGCCGAGGCCCGGCGAGGCCGCGCACAGCGGAGAGCAGCTGAGGAGGGGCATGGAGTGCGACACCGGGAGGCAGAGACGCTGCGGCTGCGCGCACAGTTGCAGGAGCTGCGGCGGGAGCGCGCCCGGCTGCAGCGCAGGCTGCGGCGCCTGGAGCCCTGCGCGCGCCTGCTGGAGCGCGTGCTGGAGCAGCTGCCGGAG tttcaggagattccTGAATTGGTGGCACGCTTTGATGGCCTGGTAGACACGCAGGCAGCATTGAAGCTGGCAGAGCGCAAGCGACAGGTGGAGCTGGACGAGACCCATGCTCAGCTGTATCGTCTTCGGGAAATGAAGCAGGATGAGCTGCTGCGCCTGGGCCAGCAGCGTGCACAGCTGCGAGAGCAGTTGGAGGCAGCGCGTGAGCACACACTGCAGTGG GAATCCAAGTGGACTCAAATCCAGAACACTGCAGCGGCCAAGACGCTGCTCCTGGGACGCACTCGAATGGCTGTGCTCAACCTGTACCAGCTTGTGTGCCTGCGCCAGAGTCAGCCTCTAGCCCTGGACATGGAGGACACCGAGGGGCAGCTAGAGGAG GCTCAACGCAACGGCTCTCTGAATACCCTTCCTCCTGGGCAAGATGGAGCTGTGCCAGCCCACAGGACACTCAACTAA
- the Cfap73 gene encoding cilia- and flagella-associated protein 73 isoform X1, protein MAVAWEEYFRLVFQEKAPAKPVEQNVVHFPPLLRLLEKKQELAAADQGLQVQKEEFHSRMATLSQRWAQLEQKEQALKESFIRFDKFLQEAEARRGRAQRRAAEEGHGVRHREAETLRLRAQLQELRRERARLQRRLRRLEPCARLLERVLEQLPEFQEIPELVARFDGLVDTQAALKLAERKRQVELDETHAQLYRLREMKQDELLRLGQQRAQLREQLEAAREHTLQWESKWTQIQNTAAAKTLLLGRTRMAVLNLYQLVCLRQSQPLALDMEDTEGQLEEVRLSVSLLTQPPLLGRLRVKGLVTSWSHTWLPGLYPPRLPVDLCPLQDWLVTEASGSVCPLQDWLVTEASSSELPWLFDANNKSKRVPASCEPGCLWQGLILKPKLTPN, encoded by the exons ATGGCAGTGGCATGGGAGGAGTATTTCCGACTGGTCTTCCAAGAGAAAGCGCCTGC GAAGCCAGTAGAGCAGAATGTGGTTCACTTTCCACCTCTGCTGCGTCTCCTGGAGAAGAAGCAAGAGCTAGCAGCTGCGGACCAGGGTCTGCAGGTCCAGAAGGAG GAGTTCCACAGCAGGATGGCCACCCTGAGCCAGCGCTGGGCACAGCTGGAACAGAAAGAGCAGGCGCTGAAGGAGTCCTTTATCCGCTTTGACAAATTCCTGCAG GAAGCCGAGGCCCGGCGAGGCCGCGCACAGCGGAGAGCAGCTGAGGAGGGGCATGGAGTGCGACACCGGGAGGCAGAGACGCTGCGGCTGCGCGCACAGTTGCAGGAGCTGCGGCGGGAGCGCGCCCGGCTGCAGCGCAGGCTGCGGCGCCTGGAGCCCTGCGCGCGCCTGCTGGAGCGCGTGCTGGAGCAGCTGCCGGAG tttcaggagattccTGAATTGGTGGCACGCTTTGATGGCCTGGTAGACACGCAGGCAGCATTGAAGCTGGCAGAGCGCAAGCGACAGGTGGAGCTGGACGAGACCCATGCTCAGCTGTATCGTCTTCGGGAAATGAAGCAGGATGAGCTGCTGCGCCTGGGCCAGCAGCGTGCACAGCTGCGAGAGCAGTTGGAGGCAGCGCGTGAGCACACACTGCAGTGG GAATCCAAGTGGACTCAAATCCAGAACACTGCAGCGGCCAAGACGCTGCTCCTGGGACGCACTCGAATGGCTGTGCTCAACCTGTACCAGCTTGTGTGCCTGCGCCAGAGTCAGCCTCTAGCCCTGGACATGGAGGACACCGAGGGGCAGCTAGAGGAGGTGAGGCTCTCTGTGTCACTTCTTACCCAGCCCCCACTGTTGGGACGCCTCAGGGTTAAGGGTCTAGTGACTTCCTGGTCCCACACCTGGCTGCCTGGACTGTATCCGCCACGACTGCCAGTGGATCTGTGTCCTTTGCAGGACTGGCTAGTCACCGAGGCCAGTGGATCTGTGTGCCCTTTGCAGGACTGGCTAGTCACCGAGGCCAGTTCGTCTGAGCTGCCCTGGCTCTTTGATGCAAACAACAAGTCCAAGAGGGTCCCAGCGTCATGTGAACCAGGCTGTCTTTGGCAGGGTCTCATACTTAAGCCTAAGCTTACCCCAAACTAG
- the Cfap73 gene encoding cilia- and flagella-associated protein 73 isoform X2, with translation MAVAWEEYFRLVFQEKAPAKPVEQNVVHFPPLLRLLEKKQELAAADQGLQVQKEEFHSRMATLSQRWAQLEQKEQALKESFIRFDKFLQEAEARRGRAQRRAAEEGHGVRHREAETLRLRAQLQELRRERARLQRRLRRLEPCARLLERVLEQLPEFQEIPELVARFDGLVDTQAALKLAERKRQVELDETHAQLYRLREMKQDELLRLGQQRAQLREQLEAAREHTLQWVSVPGAGVDTSTELTTRAGAPHCQGYQIVLVPAPQNTWVHLSGGAASQTPGPGPDFIAISACAFCRNPSGLKSRTLQRPRRCSWDALEWLCSTCTSLCACARVSL, from the exons ATGGCAGTGGCATGGGAGGAGTATTTCCGACTGGTCTTCCAAGAGAAAGCGCCTGC GAAGCCAGTAGAGCAGAATGTGGTTCACTTTCCACCTCTGCTGCGTCTCCTGGAGAAGAAGCAAGAGCTAGCAGCTGCGGACCAGGGTCTGCAGGTCCAGAAGGAG GAGTTCCACAGCAGGATGGCCACCCTGAGCCAGCGCTGGGCACAGCTGGAACAGAAAGAGCAGGCGCTGAAGGAGTCCTTTATCCGCTTTGACAAATTCCTGCAG GAAGCCGAGGCCCGGCGAGGCCGCGCACAGCGGAGAGCAGCTGAGGAGGGGCATGGAGTGCGACACCGGGAGGCAGAGACGCTGCGGCTGCGCGCACAGTTGCAGGAGCTGCGGCGGGAGCGCGCCCGGCTGCAGCGCAGGCTGCGGCGCCTGGAGCCCTGCGCGCGCCTGCTGGAGCGCGTGCTGGAGCAGCTGCCGGAG tttcaggagattccTGAATTGGTGGCACGCTTTGATGGCCTGGTAGACACGCAGGCAGCATTGAAGCTGGCAGAGCGCAAGCGACAGGTGGAGCTGGACGAGACCCATGCTCAGCTGTATCGTCTTCGGGAAATGAAGCAGGATGAGCTGCTGCGCCTGGGCCAGCAGCGTGCACAGCTGCGAGAGCAGTTGGAGGCAGCGCGTGAGCACACACTGCAGTGGGTGAGCGTCCCCGGGGCTGGAGTGGACACATCCACTGAGCTAACCACAAGGGCTGGGGCACCGCATTGCCAAGGGTACCAGATAGTGCTTGTTCCCGCCCCACAGAACACATGGGTGCACCTGTCGGGTGGTGCAGCCTCCCAGACCCCAGGACCAGGCCCTGACTTTATAGCGATCTCTGCATGTGCGTTCTGTAGGAATCCAAGTGGACTCAAATCCAGAACACTGCAGCGGCCAAGACGCTGCTCCTGGGACGCACTCGAATGGCTGTGCTCAACCTGTACCAGCTTGTGTGCCTGCGCCAGAGTCAGCCTCTAG